Proteins from a genomic interval of Collinsella sp. zg1085:
- a CDS encoding SIS domain-containing protein: MSELMLFDEAKKRAGYKGVLALRPQIEACVDRLVERGYSNICWLGIGGTWASALQVVVHMKEHSALETWAENAAEFVATGNRRLNAQTVVVISSVTGSTPEVIEAIHKVKSCGAYILGFIDKADSELARLVDTCITFDGGEQLKFFMVADRFMAHAGEIDHYAALYAELDEHLADALIKVEYAADAFAAKFATAHADDDLHYFIGAGNQWGATYSYAMCYWEEQFWIKTKSITAAEFFHGTLEIITRDTPVTLYIGEDSQRALAERVAAFVPRICANLTVIDTRDYELAGISDEFRGDISHLVMHAINDRIDAHLEIATRHPMDIRRYYRCLPY, translated from the coding sequence ACAGATTGAAGCATGTGTTGATAGGCTGGTAGAGCGAGGTTATAGCAACATCTGTTGGCTGGGTATTGGCGGCACCTGGGCAAGTGCGCTTCAGGTTGTTGTACACATGAAAGAACACTCTGCACTCGAGACATGGGCAGAAAATGCGGCTGAGTTTGTTGCAACGGGCAACCGCCGCCTGAATGCTCAGACGGTGGTTGTTATTTCGTCGGTTACAGGGTCAACACCTGAGGTCATTGAAGCCATTCATAAGGTTAAAAGCTGTGGCGCTTACATACTTGGCTTTATAGATAAGGCCGATTCAGAGCTTGCTCGCCTAGTTGACACGTGTATCACCTTTGATGGGGGAGAGCAGCTGAAATTCTTTATGGTGGCTGATCGCTTTATGGCTCACGCGGGCGAAATTGACCACTACGCTGCCCTATATGCTGAGCTTGATGAGCATTTGGCTGATGCACTTATCAAGGTTGAATATGCTGCTGATGCATTTGCTGCCAAGTTTGCTACTGCACACGCAGATGATGACCTGCATTATTTTATTGGTGCGGGTAATCAGTGGGGTGCAACATATTCCTATGCTATGTGCTACTGGGAAGAGCAGTTTTGGATTAAGACCAAAAGTATCACTGCAGCCGAGTTTTTCCACGGTACCTTAGAGATTATTACCCGTGATACACCTGTGACGCTCTATATAGGGGAGGATAGTCAGCGTGCGCTTGCTGAGCGCGTAGCTGCCTTTGTACCGCGCATCTGTGCAAACCTTACCGTTATTGACACCCGTGATTATGAGCTTGCGGGTATTTCGGATGAGTTTCGCGGTGATATTTCTCATTTGGTTATGCATGCAATCAATGACCGCATCGACGCGCATTTAGAGATTGCTACACGCCATCCTATGGACATTCGCCGGTATTATCGCTGTTTGCCCTACTAG
- the ettA gene encoding energy-dependent translational throttle protein EttA: protein MAEFIYQMYQARKAHGDKVILDDVTLSFYPGAKIGVVGPNGMGKSTLLKIMAGIEEVSNGDARLTPGYTVGILQQEPPLKEDATVLENVRMAFGELMAKVERFNEIGNLMAEPDADFDALMNEMGILQDEIDAADGWDIDSKLSVAMDALQLPDSDMLVSVLSGGERRRVALCRLLLEAPDLLLLDEPTNHLDAESVLWLEHFLKNYPGAVLAVTHDRYFLDHVAEWICEVDRGHLYPYKGNYSTYLDTKAARLAAQGQRDERLAKRLADELDWVRSSPKARQAKNKARLARYEQMEAEARASQRVETSAIRIPVGPRLGAKVLEARHVHKEFDGRVLIDDLSFTLPRAGIVGIIGPNGVGKTTLFKTIVGLEPLSSGELELGETVTLSYVDQNRSGIDADKTLWEVVSDGLDVMQVGESEVSSRAYVASFGFKGSDQQKRAGVLSGGERNRLNLALTLKQGGNLLLLDEPTNDLDVETLSSLEGALLEFPGCSLVISHDRMFLDRVATHILAWEGTEENPGIWYWFEGNFEAYQENRIARLGEDAARPRRIRRKLTRD, encoded by the coding sequence ATGGCAGAGTTTATCTACCAAATGTATCAGGCGCGTAAGGCTCATGGCGATAAGGTTATTCTCGATGATGTGACCTTGAGCTTTTACCCCGGTGCCAAAATTGGTGTTGTTGGCCCTAACGGCATGGGAAAATCAACCCTGCTCAAAATCATGGCGGGCATTGAAGAGGTTTCAAATGGGGATGCACGCCTGACACCTGGCTATACCGTTGGTATTCTTCAACAAGAGCCACCGCTAAAAGAAGATGCAACCGTGCTAGAAAATGTACGCATGGCCTTTGGTGAGCTCATGGCAAAGGTTGAGCGTTTTAATGAAATTGGCAACCTTATGGCTGAGCCTGATGCCGATTTTGATGCGCTGATGAATGAAATGGGCATATTACAAGACGAGATTGATGCAGCTGACGGCTGGGATATTGATTCTAAGCTTTCAGTTGCTATGGATGCTTTGCAGCTCCCCGACTCTGATATGTTGGTATCAGTGCTTTCAGGCGGCGAGCGCCGTCGTGTGGCGCTTTGTCGGCTGTTGCTTGAAGCCCCTGATTTATTGCTGCTTGACGAGCCAACCAACCATTTAGACGCAGAAAGCGTACTTTGGCTTGAACACTTCCTCAAAAACTATCCTGGTGCAGTACTTGCGGTGACGCATGATCGGTATTTCTTAGACCATGTTGCTGAGTGGATTTGCGAGGTTGACCGTGGGCATCTCTATCCGTATAAGGGTAACTATTCAACCTATCTTGATACCAAGGCAGCTCGTTTAGCGGCGCAAGGACAACGCGATGAGCGTCTGGCAAAACGTTTGGCAGACGAGTTGGATTGGGTGCGTTCGAGCCCCAAGGCTCGCCAAGCGAAGAATAAGGCACGTTTAGCGCGCTATGAACAGATGGAAGCTGAAGCTCGTGCAAGTCAGCGCGTAGAGACGAGTGCTATTCGCATTCCGGTGGGTCCTCGTCTAGGTGCAAAGGTGCTTGAGGCACGACATGTGCATAAAGAATTTGATGGGCGGGTGCTCATTGATGATTTATCGTTCACGTTGCCGCGTGCTGGCATTGTAGGCATCATTGGACCTAATGGTGTGGGAAAGACCACGCTATTTAAGACCATTGTTGGGCTTGAGCCGCTCAGTTCAGGTGAGCTTGAGCTTGGTGAAACCGTAACGCTTTCTTACGTTGATCAAAACCGCTCAGGTATTGACGCTGATAAAACGCTTTGGGAAGTGGTTTCGGACGGTTTGGACGTCATGCAGGTAGGAGAGAGTGAGGTTTCCAGCCGTGCCTATGTAGCGAGTTTTGGCTTTAAGGGTTCTGACCAGCAGAAACGCGCAGGCGTACTCTCGGGTGGTGAGCGTAATCGTCTTAATCTGGCGCTTACCTTAAAACAGGGCGGCAACTTGCTGTTGTTAGACGAGCCCACCAACGATTTGGATGTTGAGACCCTGTCTTCACTTGAGGGCGCCTTGCTTGAGTTCCCAGGCTGCTCGCTTGTTATTAGCCACGATCGCATGTTTTTAGACCGTGTTGCCACTCATATTCTGGCTTGGGAAGGAACCGAGGAGAATCCGGGTATCTGGTATTGGTTTGAAGGCAACTTTGAGGCGTATCAGGAAAACCGTATTGCGCGTCTCGGTGAAGATGCCGCTCGTCCACGTCGTATTCGCCGCAAGTTAACCCGCGACTAG
- a CDS encoding PTS transporter subunit EIIC: MAKDFKKIADTIVEAVGGEENVSYLNHCTTRLRFVLKDDSIPNDDDVANIDGVLQVLRSGGQYQVVIGNDVEHVFNEIHIKNDPGAQSSTQAESTTKEPIISRIFGFVAASMSPLMPAMLGGGMIKVIMTLLTTFGLINPSDSTAVILAAAGDVFFYFLPVFLAISASQYLGNNPYITMIVAGLLIHPNLVGLFAEGNTTFFGLPVTAVTYSSSVLPILLMVPIMYYLERFADKVSPTVLKSFMKPMIVIFIAIPIALVAVGPIGSILGNYLSMGVNYLYSQAGWLTITLLSIFMPFIVMTGMHWALVPIATISLAELGYDSILIITMFAYNVAIGAATLAVAFKNKDKNVKSEAVASGISAVVAGVTEPALYGVAMKSRQVLYAGMIGAGASGLYAGIVHLAAYSMGTSPSALSLLQMIGGEGNANFINGVVALVIAIVVGFVASFILYKPEEK, translated from the coding sequence ATGGCAAAAGACTTTAAGAAAATAGCCGATACCATTGTTGAGGCTGTCGGTGGAGAAGAGAACGTCTCTTATCTAAACCACTGTACGACAAGACTTCGGTTTGTTTTAAAAGATGACAGCATTCCAAATGATGATGATGTCGCTAACATTGATGGTGTTTTGCAAGTGCTTCGCAGCGGTGGTCAATACCAAGTGGTTATTGGAAATGATGTTGAGCATGTTTTTAATGAAATTCATATAAAAAATGACCCAGGAGCACAATCGAGCACCCAGGCAGAATCCACCACAAAAGAGCCTATTATCAGTCGCATATTTGGGTTTGTTGCAGCATCAATGTCTCCCTTAATGCCAGCAATGCTGGGCGGAGGAATGATTAAGGTTATTATGACCTTGCTCACAACCTTTGGACTTATTAACCCCTCCGATAGTACGGCGGTTATTCTTGCGGCAGCAGGCGATGTATTCTTCTACTTCTTGCCGGTATTCTTAGCCATTTCTGCTTCTCAATACTTGGGCAACAATCCGTATATCACCATGATTGTTGCTGGCTTGCTCATCCACCCCAACTTAGTTGGACTGTTTGCAGAGGGAAATACCACGTTTTTTGGCCTGCCGGTAACTGCGGTCACATACAGCTCTTCTGTTCTGCCCATACTCTTAATGGTGCCCATTATGTATTATCTTGAGCGCTTTGCAGATAAGGTAAGTCCAACAGTACTCAAATCCTTTATGAAGCCCATGATTGTTATTTTTATAGCCATCCCCATTGCACTTGTTGCGGTAGGTCCTATCGGTTCTATTTTGGGAAATTATTTATCAATGGGAGTTAACTACCTCTACAGTCAGGCTGGTTGGTTAACCATTACCCTGCTTTCTATATTTATGCCCTTCATTGTTATGACAGGCATGCATTGGGCGTTGGTTCCTATTGCAACCATTTCTTTAGCAGAACTCGGCTACGATTCAATCCTGATTATTACGATGTTTGCCTATAACGTAGCAATCGGCGCTGCAACCTTAGCGGTTGCATTCAAAAACAAAGACAAAAATGTTAAATCGGAGGCAGTGGCCTCAGGCATTTCTGCTGTTGTTGCAGGTGTAACCGAGCCAGCCCTCTACGGTGTAGCTATGAAATCTCGCCAGGTACTCTACGCTGGTATGATTGGCGCAGGCGCGTCAGGTCTTTATGCAGGAATAGTTCATCTTGCTGCCTACAGCATGGGCACGTCTCCATCTGCTTTGTCTCTCTTGCAAATGATTGGTGGAGAGGGTAACGCCAATTTCATTAACGGCGTTGTAGCACTCGTTATTGCAATTGTTGTTGGATTTGTTGCAAGCTTCATACTGTATAAACCCGAAGAAAAATAG
- a CDS encoding SIS domain-containing protein, translated as MDTERFTMGDYIDASIELAYNNLHRMPELLEPLLACCTKQLRRICIVASGSSYNAAQIALPFMQACLPNYELRVIPPFSFVHYELSWRNTARDDELILVLSQSGLSTNALEALDALAQAGLPTLCITANPQADVMRHAKTVIDYGAGEELVGYVTKGVCLLSVYLMSFAAVLAHQDERLADIYQALEVADVLRLSSYDFVDAHLLELTNMQVAYVMGAGPTWGVALEGALKIGETVHVPSPSFELEEFIHGPNLQLIPSYHCLFFDPGDTSSKRVTQIWQASSEVTKYAYLLTPHRELAGHTQVLVAPLSFDARCASLVYLPFVQVLSYRVSEARGGTLQHPLLRKFKKVAAAKTEHFINFDMDD; from the coding sequence TTGGACACCGAACGCTTCACCATGGGTGACTATATTGATGCATCAATAGAGCTTGCGTATAACAATTTGCACCGTATGCCAGAGCTATTGGAGCCGCTGCTTGCATGTTGCACCAAGCAACTACGGCGTATTTGCATCGTGGCCTCAGGGTCGTCGTATAACGCTGCCCAGATTGCGCTGCCCTTCATGCAAGCCTGTCTGCCTAACTATGAGCTGAGGGTAATACCACCGTTTAGCTTTGTACACTATGAGCTTTCTTGGCGCAATACAGCTCGTGATGATGAGTTGATACTCGTGCTGTCACAAAGCGGGCTTTCAACAAATGCCCTTGAGGCGCTTGATGCACTTGCACAAGCCGGGTTACCAACGCTGTGCATCACGGCAAACCCGCAGGCAGATGTTATGCGTCATGCAAAGACCGTTATCGACTACGGTGCTGGCGAAGAGCTGGTGGGCTATGTAACTAAGGGCGTGTGTTTGTTAAGCGTCTATCTTATGAGTTTTGCAGCTGTGTTGGCTCATCAAGATGAGCGCTTAGCAGATATTTATCAAGCGCTTGAGGTAGCAGATGTGCTTCGTTTGTCGAGCTATGATTTTGTTGATGCGCACCTTTTAGAGTTAACAAATATGCAGGTAGCTTATGTGATGGGGGCAGGCCCCACGTGGGGTGTTGCACTTGAAGGAGCGCTTAAAATTGGTGAGACCGTACATGTTCCTAGCCCAAGCTTTGAGCTTGAAGAGTTTATTCATGGACCCAATTTGCAGCTTATACCAAGCTACCACTGCTTATTTTTTGACCCAGGCGATACAAGTTCCAAGCGGGTTACACAGATTTGGCAAGCAAGTTCTGAGGTTACCAAGTACGCCTACCTTTTGACCCCTCATAGAGAGCTTGCTGGGCATACACAGGTGTTGGTGGCGCCTTTGAGCTTTGATGCTCGCTGTGCCTCGCTCGTATATTTGCCCTTTGTTCAGGTGTTGAGTTATCGGGTGAGTGAGGCGCGAGGCGGCACCTTACAACATCCGCTTCTGCGCAAATTTAAGAAGGTAGCAGCAGCAAAAACAGAGCACTTTATCAATTTTGACATGGATGATTAG
- a CDS encoding glycoside hydrolase family 1 protein, whose amino-acid sequence MSAFKDNFLWGGATAANQFEGAWDVDGKGPSVPDMCTNGTVDSPKRITTSIKENTLYPSHEAIDFYHRYEEDIALFAEMGFKTFRMSINWTRIFPTGEEDTPNEKGLEFYDRVFDCLQKHNIEPLVTISHYELPYALVEKYNGWASRKLVALFETYCHVIFERYKDKVTYWLTFNEINSSVMPMGAVLNAGTVQGFEGRVTEVPDNKQERFQALHHMFLASAKVVKYAHDHYPNFVMGNMSLFATSYPLTPAPEDIVANQQNMNMHNWFCSDVQVRGAYPFYAKRYFEEHGIKLDIHEGDLDILKAGTVDLYTFSYYMSNCITVKEGVETAGGNLLGGYANPYLKASDWGWQIDPVGLRYSLNEIYARYGLPIMVVENGLGAYDTVEADGSIHDDYRIDYLRSHIEQMEEAVKDGVDLIGYTPWGCIDLVSASTGEMAKRYGFIYVNKFDDGTGDLSRQRKDSFYWYQKVIETNGEVR is encoded by the coding sequence ATGTCAGCTTTTAAAGACAACTTTTTATGGGGCGGCGCTACCGCTGCTAATCAATTTGAAGGCGCATGGGATGTAGACGGGAAAGGTCCATCGGTGCCCGATATGTGCACCAACGGTACCGTTGATTCTCCTAAGCGCATTACCACGAGCATTAAAGAAAACACGCTGTATCCAAGCCATGAGGCTATTGATTTTTACCATCGATATGAAGAGGATATTGCCCTATTTGCCGAGATGGGTTTTAAGACCTTTCGCATGTCTATCAACTGGACTCGAATTTTTCCAACAGGTGAAGAAGATACACCAAATGAGAAGGGTCTCGAGTTCTACGACCGCGTTTTTGATTGCCTGCAAAAGCATAATATCGAGCCACTTGTAACTATTTCGCACTACGAGCTCCCCTATGCGCTGGTAGAAAAATATAACGGCTGGGCATCGCGTAAGTTGGTTGCTCTGTTTGAAACGTACTGCCACGTTATCTTTGAACGCTACAAAGACAAGGTAACGTATTGGCTCACCTTTAACGAAATCAACTCAAGCGTTATGCCTATGGGTGCTGTTCTTAATGCTGGCACGGTACAGGGCTTTGAGGGACGCGTTACAGAAGTTCCTGATAATAAGCAGGAGCGTTTCCAGGCGCTTCATCATATGTTCTTAGCATCAGCTAAGGTAGTCAAATATGCTCACGATCACTACCCGAACTTTGTCATGGGCAATATGTCACTTTTTGCCACATCCTATCCGCTGACGCCAGCGCCTGAGGATATTGTTGCAAACCAGCAAAATATGAATATGCATAACTGGTTCTGCTCCGACGTTCAGGTTCGGGGAGCATATCCGTTTTATGCAAAACGTTACTTTGAGGAGCATGGTATTAAGCTCGATATTCATGAGGGAGATTTGGATATTCTCAAGGCTGGTACCGTTGATTTGTATACGTTTAGCTATTACATGAGCAACTGCATCACTGTTAAAGAAGGCGTAGAAACTGCAGGTGGAAACCTTCTAGGCGGCTATGCTAATCCCTATCTAAAAGCTTCTGACTGGGGATGGCAAATTGACCCCGTTGGACTTCGCTACAGTCTGAACGAGATTTATGCACGTTACGGATTGCCAATCATGGTTGTAGAAAATGGCCTTGGAGCATATGACACTGTTGAAGCTGATGGCAGCATCCATGATGACTATCGCATTGATTATCTCCGCAGCCATATTGAGCAAATGGAAGAGGCGGTTAAAGACGGTGTTGATTTGATTGGCTATACACCATGGGGCTGCATCGATTTGGTCAGTGCATCAACAGGTGAGATGGCTAAGCGTTACGGTTTTATCTACGTGAATAAATTCGACGACGGAACCGGTGATTTATCGCGTCAGAGAAAAGACTCATTCTATTGGTATCAAAAGGTCATTGAGACTAATGGTGAGGTAAGGTAG